The following coding sequences are from one Lolium rigidum isolate FL_2022 chromosome 6, APGP_CSIRO_Lrig_0.1, whole genome shotgun sequence window:
- the LOC124665647 gene encoding heavy metal-associated isoprenylated plant protein 35-like, with protein sequence MAAEPVEYQVLVLRVSIHCEGCKKKVKKVLQHVDGVFRCDIDGRRNRVTVTASRKIDAGVLIARLHKSGKHAEPWPEEPKQEQPAESQSQETKNPADDASNPNEATEKPAPEAAAEPSSAQPPAPEPEKTTEETPPPAEEKKEADETKTETAQQQPSEETGEAKQQHHHQQQQQHNHHDKPIDARVTMVFDDVRGRGGYGYGSQYQNYMPATRQPPVHVMSYNQARPMASASYYAAAPMPTSAPAPMPMPMPMSRPGPSQGGYIDEYAPPNYYGRPVPPSYEPYSYYPETQPSPYRHQRSADADYYYGAPSLPPQRSAFSPPRDAYGDMFNDENANSCSVM encoded by the exons ATGGCGGCAGAACCTGTTGAGTACCAG GTTCTGGTGCTTAGGGTGTCAATCCATTGTGAAGGATGCAAGAAGAAGGTGAAGAAAGTGCTCCAACATGTTGATG GCGTGTTCAGATGCGACATCGACGGCCGTAGAAACAGGGTCACGGTCACAGCCTCTAGAAAGATCGACGCCGGCGTCCTCATCGCGAGGCTGCACAAGTCTGGCAAGCATGCTGAGCCATGGCCCGAGGAGCCCAAGCAAGAGCAACCTGCAGAGAGCCAAAGCCAAGAAACCAAGAACCCCGCCGATGATGCCAGCAACCCTAACGAAGCCACCGAGAAGCCGGctcccgaagccgccgcagagccCAGTAGCGCCCAGCCTCCGGCGCCGGAACCCGAGAAGACCACCGAAGAGACCCCACCGCCGGCTGAAGAAAAGAAAGAGGCCGACGAAACCAAGACAGAGACAGCACAGCAACAACCCAGCGAGGAAACAGGGGAAGCCAAGCAGCAGCAtcaccaccagcagcagcagcagcataaTCATCATGACAAGCCGATCGACGCCAGGGTGACAATGGTGTTCGACGACGTCCGCGGCAGAGGCGGCTACGGCTACGGGAGCCAATACCAGAACTACATGCCAGCCACACGGCAGCCGCCGGTGCACGTCATGAGCTACAACCAGGCGAGGCCGATGGCGAGCGCGTCGTACTACGCCGCCGCACCGATGCCGACGTCGGCGCCGGCGCCCATGCCGATGCCCATGCCGATGTCGAGGCCTGGGCCGTCCCAGGGAGGCTACATAGACGAGTACGCGCCACCGAATTACTACGGCCGGCCGGTGCCACCGTCGTACGAGCCTTACAGCTACTATCCTGAAACCCAGCCGTCTCCTTACCGGCATCAGCGTTCTGCGGACGCGGATTACTACTACGGggcgccgtcgctgccgccgcaGAGGAGCGCCTTCTCGCCACCGCGGGACGCGTACGGCGACATGTTCAACGACGAGAATGCCAATTCTTGCAGCGTGATGTGA